Within Sorangiineae bacterium MSr11367, the genomic segment CCATGATGAACAGCGACGGAGACGACTGGCGCACCAAACGCGACCGTCTGCAACCGTCCTTTTCGCGCCATATGACCACGACCGCCGCCGAGGTGGTGCGGGTCGAGGCCGAACGGACGCTGAATGGCTGGGCATTGGGGAGCGTGCAGGATCTGCAAGAGCACGTGGCTCGGCTTACCTTGCGCGTGGTCACGCGGCTTCTGTTCGGGGAGTCCTTTTCGTCTTCCGACGTGGAGATTGTCGCGAAGTTGGTCGCCGCCGTGATGGATTTGGCCACCACCCCCATCATTTTGCCCGAGTGGGTGCCGACGCCGAAGGTCGTGCGCATCCGCCGCTCACTGCGGCAGCTCGACGAAGTCCTGGCCCGGGTCGCCACATCGCCACTCGCGCGCGATCGCGAGCGGGCTCCCGTACTTCACGCGCTGATGAGCGCAACGCCCAAGCTCTCCAGTGCGGAGCTGCGGGACGAATTCGCCACGCTGGTGATGGCCGGATACGAGACCACCAACGACGCCGTCGTTTGGGCATCCTATCTGCTCGCACAACATCCAAACGCCGCCCAGCGCGTCGCGGAAGAAGCCGACGCGGCGACGCAGAAGAAGGCGCCGAGCGTCGAACGAATGGAATCGCTCCGGTACACGCACGCCGTGCTGAAGGAGGCGATGCGTCTGTATTCTCCGGTCTGGATCACCAGCCGCGATTGCCTTTGCGATGTCGAATACGCAGGCCATCGCATCCCCCGAGGGACCACCGTCACGGTGAGCCAATGGGTCACCCATCGCGATCCGCGCTTCTTTTCGGATGCCCATCGATTCGTCCCCGAAAGGTGGCTCGATTCGTCGAATCCACCGATTCGTGGCTCGTATTTCCCGTTTGGGCTGGGTCCACGCGCCTGCATCGGCGCCGCCGTCGCGACCACCGAAGCGGTGATCCTCCTCGCGGAGATCAACCGCCGCTTTCGACTCGAGCTCGTCGACCCGTCCGCCGTTCGCCCGCGCCCGGTGATTGCGCTGCAGCCGGTGGGGGTTCGGGTGCGCGTGCGCCGCCGGGAAACCATCCCGGCGCCGAGCCAGCCCGCCTAACGCAAAAGTCGATTGATTATGGCGGACTCGCGCGTCGCTAGCTGGCGAGCAGCGGCAGCGGGACACTCCCGGCGAGACCGGCGCCTTAGTCCGTGCCCAGCGCCAGGATCGCCAAGATATGGCGATCCCGATTTTCTGAACCACACATCGCTCCGGGCTCGCCGGTTTTGTTCCGCTGCCGCGGTTCATGGATCAGGTCATGTGATACCTGACACATTCAATCGACCGTTGCCTTAGACGCAAGGGAGTCGGACGAAGAACGTCGACCCCTGTCCGGGCGAGCTCTCGACCGAGATCTTGCCGCGGTGCAGGTGCACGATTTCTCGGCAGATCGCCAACCCCAGTCCAGCGCCGCCCACGTGACGCGTGTTCGTTCCATCGACTTGATAAAAGCTCTGGAAGATCTTTTCCTGCTCCGACACGGCAATACCTATCCCCTCGTCGCCAACGCGGAAAACCACGAAGCCATGCTCCTTGGAGACCCCGACCTCGACCGTGCCCCCTTCGTGGGAAAACTTGATGGCATTGTCGACGAGATTGATGAGCACCTGCTGCAGCCTGCCCGGATCGGCTTCGAGCTTGGCCGCGCTCCCGTCCGCGCGGCATCGGACGACGATGTGCCGCGCTTCGCCAAGCCCACGCATCTTGTCGACCACTTGGCGCACGGCGTCCTGCGCATCGACTTCCGTCGGCTCGATGCGCATGCGCGCGGCATCGAGGCGGCTCATATCCAGCAGATCTTCGACGAGGCCAACGAGTTGCTCGCCGTTGGTGCGAACGACGCCGAGATATCCAATCGCGTCCGCACAGTGTCCGCGATACAGGCACACCTTCTGCTTGGAAAGGAGCCCGACCGCACCGCAGCGTGGGCAACGCTCGGGTAACCAAGTCACCTCGCCGGATTCCGAAGGTGTGGAGACGACGAGGGACTCGCAGGAGGAGCAGGCCCAGGCGGCGTGTTCGGAAAGGCGGACGGCGAGGCCGTTGGGGATATTGACGATGGCGTTGAGGGGCGTGCGGAGCTCGTGGGACGTATTGGCGAGAAATTGCGTTTTGAGGCGAGCGCTCTCGCGCGCCGCGTCGAGTGCGACACTGAGCTTCTCGTTGTTGTCTTTCAGTGCAGAGTACAAGCGAGCGTTGTCCAGGGAGATCGCGGCTTGGGAAGCGAGGACGGAAAGGATAAGGACGCGAGCGACGGTGAAGGCGTTGGTCGTCTGGTTGTTTTCCAAATAGAGAACGCCGATGAGGCTTCCGCCGCGGATGACGGGAACGCAGAGCGCGGACTTGGGGGCCCGGCGCTGCAGGATCTCGTCGCGCCCGAACATGGGGTCGGAGATCGCGTCGTGCAGGACGCGGGACTCGCCCGTTCTCGCGACGAACCGGACGACGGCCGGCACGACGTCAGGGCATTCGTCGAGGGGTACGGATCGGATCTCGGCTCGCTCGAAGGCGCGTGCACGAGCAACGGCGCGCAGATCTCCGCCGTTGGCGAGCACCAGGACCGCCGTCTCGGCGCCCGCCGACGCGAGGCACATTTCGAGAAGCACGCCGAAGACCCGATCGAGTTCCACCTCGCTGGAAATGGCCTGAGAAGCCTTGAAGATCGCCGTGAGATCGAGCGACTCGCCCAGCTTGTCGGAGCTACTCCACGTCGTCACCGACGGTTGGCTTTCCATGGGCCGCGGCGCGACCGACGGACCCCGCGGGCACATGCCATCGAGCTGCGACACTTTGCGCTCCGCGCCCCAGGCGCGGTACGCGTCACGCGCTTTGGCGATGTAGGGCAGGCCCATCTCACGCCGGCCGGAGTCGATCAGAAGCTTGCCCGCGAGCTCCGACGCGAGCGCGAGATACTGGCGAAAGCCCTCGTCGTTCGCGGCGCGGCTCGCATCGTCGAGCAGGGTGAGCGCGCGCCATGAATCGCCCGCGGCACGCGCCACGGCGCCCTCGAGGATCCCATGCATGTGCCGGAAGTTGGCCGGGCACGATCCGGCCCAACGGGCGAGCTTCGCGCGGCATGCCTCGAGCCGTGCCGTGGAGACGGCATCGTCCGCGCCCGTGTCGACCAGGCAGAGGCCGAAGAAGAGCTCGTGCGCGGCACTCGTGATGAGACCCCGCACGAAGGTCAGCATCTCCTCCGCCTTTCGGCACCACGCGATGGCCTGCTCGACGTGGCCATGGATGTACAGCGCTTGTGCGAGACCGACGTACAGAATGACGATTTGGTTCTTTTGCGACTCGTTCTGTTTCAACCACGACGGTACGTCGACGTCGCCGAGGGTGAACGTCGTCTCCGAGGCGGTCTCCCCGAGCAGGTTGACGACCGGAAACTGGACGGCCTCGGTCAACGCGATGGCGATAGCGTTTCGCGTCTGCTTGATGAAGCGCAAGGCCTCGCCGATCTCCCGATTGAACTTCTCGAGTGGCTCGCCCAGATGAAACGTCAACTCGATCTTGAACTGCAGATTGTAACACGCCCATTGCAGGTCTCCACCATCGAGCCCGCAACGGTAACCCTCGTCGAAGATCGGCAGGCTCGCCTGAAGGTGGTTCACCCACGGCAAGACGAATGCACCGAACATGACCGCGTCCTTGCAGGTCTCCGCAAGTCCGTGGAGCCTCCGGCCGAGTTCCCAGCCGAGCATGCCGTATTCGTAGGCGGTGCGGTAGTCGCCCGGCCCGTAGGCGAGGAATGAGGCGAATCCCGTGTAGGCATTGGCCGATTTCGGACAATTGCCGTAGGTGATCGACAATCTGGCCAACGTCGCCGTGAGCAGCGGATGGAGCGGCTGCCTCGCCGTGTACACGCTCGGGAGCATGCCGACGAGCAAGGGCAAGGCCGCGATGATCGTAGGGTTGGTCATCTGCGGCAGGTCGATGAGCGACCGAATCGGCCTCCCGCCAACCCGGCGTTCGATCTCGGCCATCTCCGCGGCGAGCGCCGCAGCGAGATCGCCTCGCTCATCCACGTCGATGCCGAGCGCCCGCAAGCCGATCTGGCCCCAGCGAATGACATCTTCGTGCTTCATTTCGAGCGTGTACTGCCAGACGAGGAGCTTGCAAACCTCCGCCCGTTCGATGGGGGTGCGGGCGCGATTCATCAGGTCGAGGCTGATGTTCTCGGAGATCTCGAAGTGGCCGAGCAGGTATTCGATCTCGGCCAGCTCGAGGCGCATGCTCATGTTGGCCTCGTGCTCTTGCTCCCAACCGTCGACGCAGCCGAGCCCAGATTGGTAATAGGCGCCTGCGGCCGCGTAAGCATTGGCGTGCTTGGCGCGACGCCCGGCCAAGAGATTGAGGTGCGCGAGGGTGCCGCGCTCGGCGGGGGTGAGGAGCTCGCGCGCGGTGTTCAAATGGTCGGCGATGGCGAAGATGCCATCTTCGTCGGCCCCGGCGCGTTCGAGCAAACGTCGCCCGATGCGCACGTGCGACTGCTTGCGCGCTTCCACCTCCTCCGAGTCGTAGGCGGCCTGCTGGACACGGTCGTGCAGGAAGCGGAATTGACGGTGGACGAGCGAGGGGGCGGCATCGCCCGCGGTGCTCTCGAGGCCGGAGGTCGGCAGAACGAAGCCAGCGTGGAGAGCGGGCAAGAGCTTGGCGTAGGTGGCCTCCTCGGTTGCGTCGCAAATCCAGGCCAGGGTCGGGAGGTCGAACTGATTGCCGATGCAGGCCGCCAGATGGCAGGTGCGAAGGCAATCGGGCGAAAGCGAGGAAAGGCGTCGTGCCAGGAGATTGGCGACGTTCTCGGTCACGCTCCGCTCGCGAATGGCCGCGGGTGTCCAGGTGAAATGGCGTGCACTGGAATCGAAGGAGAGCACGCCGTCGGCGTGGAGGGCCCGGAGGAACTGATTGACGAAGAAGGGATTGCCATCGGTTTTCTGCCGCAGCAGCTCGACGAGGGGCGCGACATCGTCTTTGCTGCGATGAAGGGCATCGGCGCAGAGCTCGGCCATGTCGGCAGGCTCGATGGGGCCGAGTGAGACGTCCTCGAAGACGAGTTGCTGCGCTCTCCTGTTTTCGATGAATGCCTTGAGGGGATGGGCCGGGCCAACCTCGTTGTCGCGGTAGGTGCCGATGACCAAGAGATTGCGGCGCCCCTCGGCGGGCA encodes:
- a CDS encoding cytochrome P450; the protein is MNNATDTVEKLSIPGPTGRRVLGNLFDFSSDPLTFLTHAAREHGDVVAIGSHNVLLTHPRDIENMLVDREGRFSKARVPGSSEGRRGQGFPHAMMNSDGDDWRTKRDRLQPSFSRHMTTTAAEVVRVEAERTLNGWALGSVQDLQEHVARLTLRVVTRLLFGESFSSSDVEIVAKLVAAVMDLATTPIILPEWVPTPKVVRIRRSLRQLDEVLARVATSPLARDRERAPVLHALMSATPKLSSAELRDEFATLVMAGYETTNDAVVWASYLLAQHPNAAQRVAEEADAATQKKAPSVERMESLRYTHAVLKEAMRLYSPVWITSRDCLCDVEYAGHRIPRGTTVTVSQWVTHRDPRFFSDAHRFVPERWLDSSNPPIRGSYFPFGLGPRACIGAAVATTEAVILLAEINRRFRLELVDPSAVRPRPVIALQPVGVRVRVRRRETIPAPSQPA
- a CDS encoding AAA family ATPase; the protein is MGSLAGFTIEAVLSESARSVVCRARPAARGTIESETVVLKVLQGASACREDRARYRHEFETVRRLRSSFVIRAHGLRTDEGTTFLVLEDFGATSLDKLATQEAFSIEQTLRIAAQICTALDTIHGAQIVHNDVKPANIVYCHRSERAKLIDFGASTTLSAPVSSDASQQGTLRREFTLAYISPEQTGRMNRAIDHRTDLYSLGVTLYQLLTRRPPFTCNDALEWVHAHLARRPMPPVQVDSNIPRSVSDVVMKLLEKNPEDRYQSAMGVKADLERCLAIGLANRAACLSLGEDDVLQAFCIPQKLYGRARESARLVAAFERTVDGPCELVLVSGYSGIGKTSLIRELHVPVTRRHGYFISGKFDQLRRSVPYAAITEAFHEFVQQLLCEAEQHLAKWRSEILGALGDKARALFDVIPDLERLLGPQPEMPKLGTIETQNRFNLVFGKFLDVLCQPEHPIVLFIDDLQWIDSASLRLLEMFVPAEGRRNLLVIGTYRDNEVGPAHPLKAFIENRRAQQLVFEDVSLGPIEPADMAELCADALHRSKDDVAPLVELLRQKTDGNPFFVNQFLRALHADGVLSFDSSARHFTWTPAAIRERSVTENVANLLARRLSSLSPDCLRTCHLAACIGNQFDLPTLAWICDATEEATYAKLLPALHAGFVLPTSGLESTAGDAAPSLVHRQFRFLHDRVQQAAYDSEEVEARKQSHVRIGRRLLERAGADEDGIFAIADHLNTARELLTPAERGTLAHLNLLAGRRAKHANAYAAAGAYYQSGLGCVDGWEQEHEANMSMRLELAEIEYLLGHFEISENISLDLMNRARTPIERAEVCKLLVWQYTLEMKHEDVIRWGQIGLRALGIDVDERGDLAAALAAEMAEIERRVGGRPIRSLIDLPQMTNPTIIAALPLLVGMLPSVYTARQPLHPLLTATLARLSITYGNCPKSANAYTGFASFLAYGPGDYRTAYEYGMLGWELGRRLHGLAETCKDAVMFGAFVLPWVNHLQASLPIFDEGYRCGLDGGDLQWACYNLQFKIELTFHLGEPLEKFNREIGEALRFIKQTRNAIAIALTEAVQFPVVNLLGETASETTFTLGDVDVPSWLKQNESQKNQIVILYVGLAQALYIHGHVEQAIAWCRKAEEMLTFVRGLITSAAHELFFGLCLVDTGADDAVSTARLEACRAKLARWAGSCPANFRHMHGILEGAVARAAGDSWRALTLLDDASRAANDEGFRQYLALASELAGKLLIDSGRREMGLPYIAKARDAYRAWGAERKVSQLDGMCPRGPSVAPRPMESQPSVTTWSSSDKLGESLDLTAIFKASQAISSEVELDRVFGVLLEMCLASAGAETAVLVLANGGDLRAVARARAFERAEIRSVPLDECPDVVPAVVRFVARTGESRVLHDAISDPMFGRDEILQRRAPKSALCVPVIRGGSLIGVLYLENNQTTNAFTVARVLILSVLASQAAISLDNARLYSALKDNNEKLSVALDAARESARLKTQFLANTSHELRTPLNAIVNIPNGLAVRLSEHAAWACSSCESLVVSTPSESGEVTWLPERCPRCGAVGLLSKQKVCLYRGHCADAIGYLGVVRTNGEQLVGLVEDLLDMSRLDAARMRIEPTEVDAQDAVRQVVDKMRGLGEARHIVVRCRADGSAAKLEADPGRLQQVLINLVDNAIKFSHEGGTVEVGVSKEHGFVVFRVGDEGIGIAVSEQEKIFQSFYQVDGTNTRHVGGAGLGLAICREIVHLHRGKISVESSPGQGSTFFVRLPCV